Proteins from a single region of Akkermansiaceae bacterium:
- a CDS encoding ABC transporter substrate-binding protein yields the protein MKLSKTILAAALAALTSLANLAAEPLKIGYSDWPGWVAWEIGIKKGWFKEEGVEVDFVWMDYVKSMEAYAAGKLDAVCVTNGDALVTGATGKPSVCVLINDYSNGNDMIVAKKEYKSLKDLKGKTIALEEGFVEHLLLLKGLELNGMAEADITIKNTPTNNTPQVFASGEVDAIAAWQPNSGQALKLVPGSKPVFTSKDVPGLIYDGLFCDRDSVKSRRADWLKVVKVWGRITEYLSKEDNLDDALAILSERVGVKPAEYEPLLDGTKILSPAEVLKVWEKADGLGSIYGSSKIVDDFNVKFKVYEKPSDIDSYFDPSLSKEVFGK from the coding sequence ATGAAACTGAGCAAAACGATCCTAGCCGCAGCGCTCGCCGCGCTGACTTCCCTCGCCAACCTCGCCGCGGAACCGCTGAAAATCGGCTACTCGGACTGGCCCGGCTGGGTCGCATGGGAGATCGGCATCAAGAAGGGCTGGTTCAAGGAGGAAGGCGTGGAGGTGGACTTCGTCTGGATGGACTACGTCAAATCCATGGAAGCCTATGCCGCCGGAAAGCTGGATGCGGTGTGCGTGACCAATGGTGACGCGCTCGTCACGGGAGCGACCGGAAAGCCGTCCGTCTGCGTCCTCATCAACGACTACTCCAACGGCAACGACATGATCGTCGCCAAGAAGGAATACAAGAGCCTGAAGGATCTGAAGGGCAAGACGATCGCGCTGGAGGAAGGCTTCGTGGAGCATCTGCTGCTGCTGAAAGGTCTGGAGCTGAACGGCATGGCGGAGGCGGACATCACCATCAAGAACACGCCCACCAACAACACCCCGCAGGTCTTCGCCTCCGGGGAGGTGGATGCCATCGCCGCGTGGCAGCCGAACTCCGGACAGGCCCTCAAGCTGGTCCCCGGGTCGAAGCCGGTCTTCACCTCGAAGGACGTTCCCGGCCTCATCTACGACGGGCTTTTCTGCGACCGTGACAGCGTGAAGTCCCGCCGCGCCGACTGGCTCAAGGTGGTGAAGGTCTGGGGCCGCATCACCGAATACCTTTCCAAGGAAGACAACCTGGACGACGCGCTCGCCATCCTTTCCGAACGGGTGGGTGTCAAACCCGCCGAATACGAACCGCTGCTGGACGGGACGAAAATCCTCAGCCCCGCGGAAGTGCTCAAGGTGTGGGAAAAGGCGGACGGACTCGGTTCCATCTACGGTTCCTCCAAGATCGTCGATGACTTCAACGTGAAGTTCAAAGTCTACGAGAAGCCGAGCGACATCGACTCCTACTTCGACCCATCGCTTTCAAAGGAAGTCTTCGGGAAGTGA